The following proteins come from a genomic window of Triticum aestivum cultivar Chinese Spring chromosome 6A, IWGSC CS RefSeq v2.1, whole genome shotgun sequence:
- the LOC123127626 gene encoding ankyrin-3 has translation MDRSCYFPLRWESTGDQWWYASPIDCAAADGHYDIVRQLLHLDPNLLIKLTSLRRIRRLEALWDDDARFVHAPRHRASVARGLLLECECKHGAENTLLRAGYGGWLLYTAASAGDAGFVQELLDRDPLLVFGEGEYGVTDMFYAAARGGNADLFRMLLDHAMSPRCSTYGRDGDSTGAGAGDRASVFRLEMMSRAVHAAARGGSVRMLKELIDGRSDVSAYLDIRGSTVLHAAAGRGQLEVVTYLMASFDMINSTDNQGNTALHVAAYRGHLPVVNALVAASPSAISAVNNAGDTFLHSAIAGFRTPGFRRLDRQLELTKHLIRERAADIRKIINLRNDTGLTALHMAVIGCVHPDLVELLMTTPSIDLNVQDADGMTPLALLKEQLRSTTSERLIKQIVSAGGVLSSSVLRSRSAVVSQIKMRGGIAISPGTMFKISDAEILLHSGIAATESRRASSCSSDGKCDPVHADANGEGDENHGSSEKRLSSASRAKDRLKMMLRWPRHREKMSRTPRKSEDGGPLDTIKKLNSHVADTPTPLRQAFTKTTALNNKRTLAVKSSAPSSASKKKLIHGIMEAMPHLAAPSASTQSPPSTLPRSSMSSAPTSTKLKDICFEEEESTTVTPPFGKLKDIILDNDDGADDPSCSNSSFADEGVVGVAARRNHGCGNGRLINICFGAQGLTVEDSASGQPTSKMFKQQCLRVS, from the exons ATGGACCGGTCCTGCTACTTCCCGCTGCGGTGGGAGAGCACCGGCGACCAGTGGTGGTACGCCTCGCCCATCGACTGCGCGGCGGCCGATGGCCACTACGACATCGTCCGCCAGCTGCTGCACCTTGACCCCAACCTGCTCATCAAGCTCACCTCGCTCCGCCGGATCCGCCGTCTCGAGGCGCTCTGGGACGACGACGCCCGCTTCGTGCACGCGCCCCGCCACCGCGCCTCCGTCGCCCGGGGCCTGCTGCTGGAGTGCGAGTGCAAGCACGGCGCCGAGAACACGCTGCTCCGGGCCGGCTACGGCGGCTGGCTGCTCTACACGGCGGCCTCGGCGGGGGACGCGGGCTTCGTGCAGGAGCTGCTGGACAGGGACCCGCTGCTCGTCTTCGGCGAGGGCGAGTACGGCGTCACGGACATGTTCtacgcggcggcgaggggcggcaacGCCGACCTGTTCAGGATGCTGCTGGACCACGCCATGTCCCCGAGGTGCTCGACGTATGGTCGCGACGGGGATAGCACTGGCGCCGGCGCCGGTGACCGCGCCTCGGTGTTCCGGCTGGAGATGATGAGCAGGGCTGTACACGCTGCCGCGAGAGGAGGGAGCGTGCGGATGCTGAAGGAGCTCATCGACGGTCGCTCCGACGTGTCGGCGTATCTTGATATCCGTGGATCCACCGTGCTTCATGCAGCTGCTGGGAGAGGGCAGCTCGAG GTTGTCACGTACCTGATGGCCTCTTTCGACATGATCAACTCAACCGACAACCAAGGGAACACTGCACTACATGTAGCGGCCTACCGAGGGCATCTGCCCGTTGTAAACGCACTGGTTGCTGCATCTCCATCAGCCATATCAGCTGTCAACAATGCAGGTGATACGTTCCTCCACTCGGCGATCGCAGGGTTCAGAACCCCGGGGTTCCGTCGGCTCGACCGGCAGCTGGAGCTCACCAAGCATCTCATTCGAGAGAGAGCCGCAGACATCCGGAAGATCATCAACCTGAGAAACGACACGGGCCTTACCGCCCTGCACATGGCTGTGATTGGCTGCGTGCATCCGGACCTCGTCGAGCTCCTGATGACCACGCCGTCCATCGACCTTAACGTCCAAGACGCTGACGGCATGACCCCGCTGGCGCTGCTCAAGGAGCAGCTGCGATCAACCACGTCGGAGAGACTCATCAAGCAGATAGTCTCCGCCGGAGGGGTGCTGAGCTCGAGCGTGCTGAGAAGCCGGTCGGCCGTCGTTTCGCAGATAAAGATGCGGGGAGGGATCGCGATCAGTCCGGGCACCATGTTCAAGATATCGGATGCGGAGATATTGTTGCACTCGGGCATTGCGGCGACGGAGTCCCGAAGGGCTAGCTCGTGCTCTAGCGATGGCAAGTGTGACCCTGTACATGCGGATGCAAACGGCGAAGGTGACGAGAACCATGGATCGTCGGAGAAGAGGCTCAGCTCTGCCAGCCGAGCCAAGGACCGTCTCAAGATGATGCTGCGGTGGCCTCGCCACAGGGAGAAGATGTCCAGGACGCCGAGGAAATCCGAGGACGGCGGCCCGCTGGACACCATCAAGAAGCTGAACAGTCATGTCGCCGACACCCCGACTCCGCTCAGGCAGGCCTTCACCAAGACGACGGCGCTCAACAACAAGCGCACGCTCGCCGTCAAAAGCTCCGCCCCCAGCTCGGCCAGCAAGAAGAAGCTCATCCACGGCATCATGGAGGCCATGCCGCACCTCGCGGCGCCATCGGCATCAACCCAGTCCCCGCCGAGCACGCTCCCGAGGTCCTCCATGTCCTCCGCGCCGACGTCCACCAAGCTCAAGGACATCTGCTTCGAAGAAGAGGAGAGCACGACGGTGACGCCGCCGTTCGGCAAGCTCAAGGACATCATCCTGGACAACGACGACGGCGCGGACGACCCGTCGTGCTCGAACTCGTCCTTCGCCGACGAGGGGGTCGTCGGCGTGGCCGCCCGGAGGAACCACGGGTGCGGGAACGGGAGGCTCATCAACATCTGCTTCGGCGCGCAGGGGCTCACGGTGGAAGACTCTGCCAGCGGGCAGCCGACGAGCAAGATGTTCAAGCAGCAGTGCCTCCGGGTGTCCTGA